A region of Ictalurus furcatus strain D&B chromosome 1, Billie_1.0, whole genome shotgun sequence DNA encodes the following proteins:
- the rreb1a gene encoding ras-responsive element-binding protein 1 isoform X4 encodes MHIRQHNTDTGTSDHSCSICGKSLSSASSLDRHMLVHSGERPYKCSVCGQTFTTNGNMHRHMKIHDKDSSLSSSTSPPPSGKRKRPSAVISKKKPSHSDDGEQADEPSSKKQVLEDGGVDDQTVSKEQEEQLPCPICFKTLSSKYELETHMEIHPDTAFRCDHCCISFRTHRGLLRHNAVIHKQLPTDPSGRPFIQNNPSIPLGFNDLAFIDFSCHKFPDIAQVWCETNLRRCASKLHRFVCETCDKAFPLNAALDLHKSTHDTSETKEESVSTQPSSTESPTSEKSSFMGSLGLQHISQVKPVPSEDDVLQAKLDSIRVIHVEPSLVQKESSFLGEISLSLVDPSSLRGLPQHEALKLLSLQPFQTGFLVQPDGGMVVKPVCGETGMELADIQQILKVASAAPNQISLPPLSKAPCSAVQSNYKQMPPLKPKPLVAPRTNMTTSTPPPLLSTQQASLGCISPSLPPPAGQFPKAAKELSPSSSSSSSTCTQASVEKMQMEADCMGDAHTPMDTDDQQIKQAEDKIREPSGKKGAGRKGSYPCRFCDQVFAYSGVLQAHMRYHLGILPHQCNICDYVAPDKATLIRHLRTHSGERPYVCRVCHYPFTVKANCERHLRKKHMKNTRKEIEKNIKYVTSSTSTPDELEQTGSGDTVCHLCGEDLKTYRALQIHVRIHNGFQRKPFECKCCGAAFLAKRNCIHHLLKQHPEIKEQDIEEHIATITVAPSQTSPKPSPLNGLPPSALLCPIKMEDLCIYNADQDQPLDFSNKNRGGNNAGNITVSPRIKMESSTYDDSMEPIDLSIPKNPDKTMKLNTDAVLQKEVKKEQTFLNIMDHTPVPGLQTDRAIDEKPQPLGCYQLPTALTTVGATSAAGRASRLKPLLPKPNSAGVKELPPLASIAQIISSVSGAPDLLKRDSPNGCPDSASDTSAEQFPQEGSKRRSNKRQTINTAREKREKPTMNSTDPSVDLESSGEFASVEKILATSNANKFSTYLKTNIMELERKEEEQSCNGDKKEAKDEKQTQAKQTPQPQQSKGKKNAYSNSVQKMTCPFCPRVFPWASSLQRHMLTHTGQKPYPCPKCEALFSTKSNCERHLLRKHGETNRILRQNGALPKAKETEECSPESAESMSETELLSGEAMELTNSGAEKPAASDAEKPSPAKPTEAAAVKPLLHQGEPEHQDVQESLKRKSTVNDDDTHSNKSLDLNFASKLIDFTFSESEQHGSSLAVDSDSHEPEESKLTCKSCNKSFRYPATLARHEKVHVLESTADVTNVDSKVDDAAESCEPKKDDVEDEVEKVERNGMAESEGAGSAMDSGSEDDREERSDEEGAASEPKNCEGGAELSGGKTDKRKKICGVCGKRFWSLQDLTRHMRSHTGERPYKCQTCERTFTLKHSLVRHQRIHQKPRGADGDMGRAGEEEGFSGGSGSERESSTNPPSENDRESTKEKEHESASATTREPEHNKEASITDNVETTPAIETPKDTPAEELASDSPTEVEQPDGFLQDLLEIHSKPDIERILPTSEPPLLGVE; translated from the exons ATGCATATTcgccag catAACACTGATACTGGAACTTCAGATCACTCGTGCAGTATCTGTGGAAAGAGCTTGAGCTCGGCCAGCTCTCTGGATCGCCACATGTTGGTGCACAGCGGTGAGAGGCCATACAAATGCTCTGTGTGCGGCCAGACCTTCACCACCAACGGCAACATGCACAG GCACATGAAGATCCACGATAAAGATTCTTCCCTCTCCAGCTCCACCAGCCCTCCACCATCCGGTAAACGGAAACGCCCCTCTGCTGTTATTTCCAAGAAGAAACCCAGCCATAGTGATGATGGAGAACAAGCTGATGAGCCATCCAGCAAAAAG CAGGTTTTAGAAGATGGTGGAGTGGATGACCAGACTGTGAGCAAGGAGCAGGAGGAGCAGCTACCATGCCCCATTTGCTTCAAGACTCTCAGCTCCAAATATGAACTGGAAACTCATATGGAAATCCATCCTGACACTGCATTCAG GTGTGATCATTGTTGCATCTCATTTCGGACACACCGAGGTTTGCTCCGTCACAATGCTGTCATCCATAAGCAGCTGCCAACTGACCCCAGTGGACGCCCATTCATTCAGAACAACCCCTCCATACCCTTAGGCTTCAACGATCTAGCTTTTATTGATTTCTCCTGCCACAAATTTCCTGACATTGCCCAG GTTTGGTGTGAAACCAATCTACGCCGCTGCGCCAGCAAGCTTCATCGATTTGTGTGTGAGACCTGTGATAAAGCTTTCCCTTTAAATGCGGCATTAGACTTGCACAAGTCCACACATGACACTTCTGAAACCAAGGAAGAGTCTGTTTCCACCCAGCCTTCCAGTACAGAGTCCCCCACATCTGAGAAAAGTAGCTTCATGGGCTCTCTGGGTTTGCAACACATTTCTCAGGTCAAACCTGTACCCTCAGAGGACGATGTCTTGCAAGCAAAGCTAGACAGTATCCGAGTAATTCATGTGGAGCCATCATTGGTCCAAAAGGAGTCTAGCTTTCTTGGTGAGATTAGCTTGTCCCTGGTGGATCCATCATCTCTCCGGGGTCTGCCCCAGCACGAGGCACTCAAACTCCTTTCTTTACAGCCATTTCAGACTGGTTTTCTTGTCCAGCCAGACGGTGGGATGGTAGTAAAGCCAGTTTGTGGCGAGACTGGAATGGAACTGGCTGACATACAGCAGATCCTCAAAGTGGCTTCTGCTGCCCCAAACCAGATCAGTCTCCCTCCCTTGTCCAAGGCACCATGCAGTGCAGTGCAGTCAAACTACAAGCAGATGCCCCCACTCAAGCCAAAGCCTCTGGTGGCTCCCAGGACCAATATGACAACCTCCACTCCTCCTCCCCTTTTAAGCACCCAGCAGGCATCACTTGGTTGTATCAGCCCCAGTCTACCACCACCTGCTGGCCAGTTCCCAAAGGCTGCCAAGGAACTGtctccatcttcatcttcatcatcttctacTTGCACCCAGGCTTCTGTTGAAAAAATGCAAATGGAAGCTGATTGCATGGGTGATGCCCACACTCCCATGGACACAGATGACCAACAAATTAAGCAGGCAGAAGACAAGATAAGGGAGCCATCTGGAAAGAAGGGAGCAGGTCGCAAAGGTTCATACCCCTGTCGCTTTTGTGACCAGGTATTTGCATATTCAGGGGTACTACAGGCACACATGCGTTATCATCTGGGTATCTTGCCCCACCAGTGCAATATTTGTGACTATGTTGCTCCTGACAAAGCCACACTGATTCGTCATCTGCGCACTCACAGTGGTGAGCGTCCTTACGTCTGCCGAGTCTGCCATTACCCATTCACTGTTAAAGCCAACTGTGAACGCCACCTTCGCAAGAAACACATGAAGAACACTCGTAAGGAAATTGAGAAAAATATCAAGTACGTTACCTCATCCACGTCGACGCCCGATGAATTAGAACAAACTGGCTCAGGTGACACTGTCTGTCATTTATGTGGTGAGGACCTTAAGACCTACCGAGCCCTACAGATCCACGTGCGTATCCACAATGGTTTCCAGAGAAAGCCATTTGAGTGTAAATGCTGTGGAGCGGCCTTTTTGGCCAAGCGTAACTGTATCCACCACCTACTGAAACAGCACCCTGAGATCAAAGAGCAGGACATAGAAGAGCATATAGCTACCATCACTGTTGCTCCATCTCAGACAAGCCCTAAACCTTCTCCACTCAATGGACTGCCACCAAGTGCTTTGCTTTGTCCCATTAAAATGGAGGATCTGTGTATCTATAATGCAGATCAGGACCAACCGCTGGACTTCTCAAACAAAAACCGGGGAGGTAACAATGCTGGAAACATCACTGTTTCTCCTCGAATCAAGATGGAGTCTTCCACTTATGATGATTCCATGGAGCCCATTGATCTCTCTATTCCCAAGAATCCAGATAAAACGATGAAGTTAAATACTGATGCAGTGTTgcaaaaagaagtaaaaaaggaGCAGACATTCCTTAACATAATGGATCACACACCTGTCCCGGGCCTACAAACAGACAGAGCCATTGATGAGAAACCCCAGCCGCTTGGGTGCTACCAGCTTCCCACTGCCTTGACCACTGTTGGTGCAACCAGTGCAGCAGGTCGTGCCTCGCGGTTAAAACCCCTGCTACCTAAACCAAATTCTGCTGGTGTGAAGGAGCTCCCACCATTGGCCTCCATTGCCCAGATTATCTCTTCTGTCTCTGGTGCCCCCGACCTCCTGAAACGAGATAGTCCTAATGGCTGTCCTGATTCTGCCTCAGACACCTCAGCTGAGCAGTTTCCCCAAGAGGGATCCAAAAGGAGAAGCAATAAAAGACAAACCATCAACACAGCtagggaaaagagagaaaagcctACAATGAATTCAACAGACCCTAGTGTTGACCTAGAGTCCAGTGGGGAATTTGCCAGTGTGGAGAAGATTCTGGCCACCAGTAATGCCAATAAATTTAGCACCTACTTAAAAACCAACATAATGGAActagaaaggaaagaagaagagcaATCATGTAATGGTGACAAGAAGGAAGCAAAAGATGAAAAACAGACGCAAGCCAAGCAGACCCCACAGCCTCAGCAGTCCAAAGGGAAGAAGAATGCATACTCAAACTCCGTGCAAAAAATGACTTGCCCGTTCTGTCCCAGAGTCTTTCCATGGGCCAGCTCACTCCAACGCCACATGCTGACACACACAG GTCAAAAGCCGTACCCTTGCCCTAAATGCGAAGCCCTGTTCTCAACCAAGTCCAACTGTGAGCGCCATCTTTTGCGCAAGCACGGTGAAACCAATAGAATCCTCCGGCAAAATGGTGCATTACCTAAAGCCAAGGAGACAGAGGAGTGCTCACCAGAAAGTGCCG AGAGCATGTCTGAAACGGAGCTCCTTAGCGGTGAGGCAATGGAGCTGACAAATTCTGGAGCTGAAAAGCCAGCTGCATCGGATGCTGAGAAACCCTCCCCAGCCAAACCCACagaggcagctgcagtaaagccTCTCCTCCACCAGGGGGAGCCAGAACACCAAGATGTGCAAGAGTCGTTGAAGAGAAAAAGCACAGTTAATGATGACGATACCCACAGCAATAAGAGCCTGGACCTGAACTTTGCCAGCAAATTAATCGACTTTACGTTCTCAGAGAGCGAACAACACGGGTCCTCTCTTGCAGTAGACAGCGATTCACATGAACCGGAAGAGTCCAAGCTGACCTGCAAGAGCTGCAACAAGAGCTTCAGATACCCTGCCACTCTGGCACGACATGAAAAAGTTCACGTGTTAGAAAGTACAGCCGATGTCACTAATGTGGACTCCAAAGTGGACGACGCGGCAGAGTCTTGTGAACCGAAAAAGGATGACGTAGAAGACGAGGTAGAGAAAGTGGAGCGAAACGGGATGGCAGAAAGTGAAGGAGCAGGAAGTGCGATGGACAGTGGCTCTGAGGACGACAGGGAGGAGAGGAGTGATGAAGAAGGAGCTGCGAGTGAACCAAAGAACTGTGAAGGGGGGGCTGAATTGTCTGGGGGCAAAACTGACAAGAGGAAGAAGATATGTGGGGTGTGTGGCAAACGCTTCTGGAGCCTTCAGGATCTGACAAGACACATGCGCTCTCACACAG GTGAGCGGCCCTACAAGTGTCAGACCTGCGAGCGCACATTCACCCTGAAACACAGCCTGGTCAGGCACCAGCGTATCCACCAGAAACCCCGTGGTGCAGATGGAGACATGGGGAGAGCTGGAGAGGAGGAGGGATTCAGCGGGGGCTCAGGTAGTGAGAGGGAATCCAGCACGAACCCTCCATCTGAAAACGATCGTGAAAGCACGAAGGAGAAAGAGCACGAGTCTGCCTCCGCCACAACTAGGGAGCCGGAACATAATAAAGAAGCTTCCATCACAGACAATGTAGAAACCACACCAGCTATAGAGACACCCAAAGATACTCCAGCAGAGGAACTAGCCTCAGATTCACCCACAGAGGTGGAGCAACCAGACGGATTTCTGCAAGACTTGCTGGAGATCCATTCCAAGCCTGATATTGAGCGCATCCTCCCTACCAGTGAGCCTCCTCTCCTCGGGGTGGAGTGA
- the rreb1a gene encoding ras-responsive element-binding protein 1 isoform X6, with the protein MHMKIHDKDSSLSSSTSPPPSGKRKRPSAVISKKKPSHSDDGEQADEPSSKKQVLEDGGVDDQTVSKEQEEQLPCPICFKTLSSKYELETHMEIHPDTAFRCDHCCISFRTHRGLLRHNAVIHKQLPTDPSGRPFIQNNPSIPLGFNDLAFIDFSCHKFPDIAQVWCETNLRRCASKLHRFVCETCDKAFPLNAALDLHKSTHDTSETKEESVSTQPSSTESPTSEKSSFMGSLGLQHISQVKPVPSEDDVLQAKLDSIRVIHVEPSLVQKESSFLGEISLSLVDPSSLRGLPQHEALKLLSLQPFQTGFLVQPDGGMVVKPVCGETGMELADIQQILKVASAAPNQISLPPLSKAPCSAVQSNYKQMPPLKPKPLVAPRTNMTTSTPPPLLSTQQASLGCISPSLPPPAGQFPKAAKELSPSSSSSSSTCTQASVEKMQMEADCMGDAHTPMDTDDQQIKQAEDKIREPSGKKGAGRKGSYPCRFCDQVFAYSGVLQAHMRYHLGILPHQCNICDYVAPDKATLIRHLRTHSGERPYVCRVCHYPFTVKANCERHLRKKHMKNTRKEIEKNIKYVTSSTSTPDELEQTGSGDTVCHLCGEDLKTYRALQIHVRIHNGFQRKPFECKCCGAAFLAKRNCIHHLLKQHPEIKEQDIEEHIATITVAPSQTSPKPSPLNGLPPSALLCPIKMEDLCIYNADQDQPLDFSNKNRGGNNAGNITVSPRIKMESSTYDDSMEPIDLSIPKNPDKTMKLNTDAVLQKEVKKEQTFLNIMDHTPVPGLQTDRAIDEKPQPLGCYQLPTALTTVGATSAAGRASRLKPLLPKPNSAGVKELPPLASIAQIISSVSGAPDLLKRDSPNGCPDSASDTSAEQFPQEGSKRRSNKRQTINTAREKREKPTMNSTDPSVDLESSGEFASVEKILATSNANKFSTYLKTNIMELERKEEEQSCNGDKKEAKDEKQTQAKQTPQPQQSKGKKNAYSNSVQKMTCPFCPRVFPWASSLQRHMLTHTGQKPYPCPKCEALFSTKSNCERHLLRKHGETNRILRQNGALPKAKETEECSPESAESMSETELLSGEAMELTNSGAEKPAASDAEKPSPAKPTEAAAVKPLLHQGEPEHQDVQESLKRKSTVNDDDTHSNKSLDLNFASKLIDFTFSESEQHGSSLAVDSDSHEPEESKLTCKSCNKSFRYPATLARHEKVHVLESTADVTNVDSKVDDAAESCEPKKDDVEDEVEKVERNGMAESEGAGSAMDSGSEDDREERSDEEGAASEPKNCEGGAELSGGKTDKRKKICGVCGKRFWSLQDLTRHMRSHTGERPYKCQTCERTFTLKHSLVRHQRIHQKPRGADGDMGRAGEEEGFSGGSGSERESSTNPPSENDRESTKEKEHESASATTREPEHNKEASITDNVETTPAIETPKDTPAEELASDSPTEVEQPDGFLQDLLEIHSKPDIERILPTSEPPLLGVE; encoded by the exons AT GCACATGAAGATCCACGATAAAGATTCTTCCCTCTCCAGCTCCACCAGCCCTCCACCATCCGGTAAACGGAAACGCCCCTCTGCTGTTATTTCCAAGAAGAAACCCAGCCATAGTGATGATGGAGAACAAGCTGATGAGCCATCCAGCAAAAAG CAGGTTTTAGAAGATGGTGGAGTGGATGACCAGACTGTGAGCAAGGAGCAGGAGGAGCAGCTACCATGCCCCATTTGCTTCAAGACTCTCAGCTCCAAATATGAACTGGAAACTCATATGGAAATCCATCCTGACACTGCATTCAG GTGTGATCATTGTTGCATCTCATTTCGGACACACCGAGGTTTGCTCCGTCACAATGCTGTCATCCATAAGCAGCTGCCAACTGACCCCAGTGGACGCCCATTCATTCAGAACAACCCCTCCATACCCTTAGGCTTCAACGATCTAGCTTTTATTGATTTCTCCTGCCACAAATTTCCTGACATTGCCCAG GTTTGGTGTGAAACCAATCTACGCCGCTGCGCCAGCAAGCTTCATCGATTTGTGTGTGAGACCTGTGATAAAGCTTTCCCTTTAAATGCGGCATTAGACTTGCACAAGTCCACACATGACACTTCTGAAACCAAGGAAGAGTCTGTTTCCACCCAGCCTTCCAGTACAGAGTCCCCCACATCTGAGAAAAGTAGCTTCATGGGCTCTCTGGGTTTGCAACACATTTCTCAGGTCAAACCTGTACCCTCAGAGGACGATGTCTTGCAAGCAAAGCTAGACAGTATCCGAGTAATTCATGTGGAGCCATCATTGGTCCAAAAGGAGTCTAGCTTTCTTGGTGAGATTAGCTTGTCCCTGGTGGATCCATCATCTCTCCGGGGTCTGCCCCAGCACGAGGCACTCAAACTCCTTTCTTTACAGCCATTTCAGACTGGTTTTCTTGTCCAGCCAGACGGTGGGATGGTAGTAAAGCCAGTTTGTGGCGAGACTGGAATGGAACTGGCTGACATACAGCAGATCCTCAAAGTGGCTTCTGCTGCCCCAAACCAGATCAGTCTCCCTCCCTTGTCCAAGGCACCATGCAGTGCAGTGCAGTCAAACTACAAGCAGATGCCCCCACTCAAGCCAAAGCCTCTGGTGGCTCCCAGGACCAATATGACAACCTCCACTCCTCCTCCCCTTTTAAGCACCCAGCAGGCATCACTTGGTTGTATCAGCCCCAGTCTACCACCACCTGCTGGCCAGTTCCCAAAGGCTGCCAAGGAACTGtctccatcttcatcttcatcatcttctacTTGCACCCAGGCTTCTGTTGAAAAAATGCAAATGGAAGCTGATTGCATGGGTGATGCCCACACTCCCATGGACACAGATGACCAACAAATTAAGCAGGCAGAAGACAAGATAAGGGAGCCATCTGGAAAGAAGGGAGCAGGTCGCAAAGGTTCATACCCCTGTCGCTTTTGTGACCAGGTATTTGCATATTCAGGGGTACTACAGGCACACATGCGTTATCATCTGGGTATCTTGCCCCACCAGTGCAATATTTGTGACTATGTTGCTCCTGACAAAGCCACACTGATTCGTCATCTGCGCACTCACAGTGGTGAGCGTCCTTACGTCTGCCGAGTCTGCCATTACCCATTCACTGTTAAAGCCAACTGTGAACGCCACCTTCGCAAGAAACACATGAAGAACACTCGTAAGGAAATTGAGAAAAATATCAAGTACGTTACCTCATCCACGTCGACGCCCGATGAATTAGAACAAACTGGCTCAGGTGACACTGTCTGTCATTTATGTGGTGAGGACCTTAAGACCTACCGAGCCCTACAGATCCACGTGCGTATCCACAATGGTTTCCAGAGAAAGCCATTTGAGTGTAAATGCTGTGGAGCGGCCTTTTTGGCCAAGCGTAACTGTATCCACCACCTACTGAAACAGCACCCTGAGATCAAAGAGCAGGACATAGAAGAGCATATAGCTACCATCACTGTTGCTCCATCTCAGACAAGCCCTAAACCTTCTCCACTCAATGGACTGCCACCAAGTGCTTTGCTTTGTCCCATTAAAATGGAGGATCTGTGTATCTATAATGCAGATCAGGACCAACCGCTGGACTTCTCAAACAAAAACCGGGGAGGTAACAATGCTGGAAACATCACTGTTTCTCCTCGAATCAAGATGGAGTCTTCCACTTATGATGATTCCATGGAGCCCATTGATCTCTCTATTCCCAAGAATCCAGATAAAACGATGAAGTTAAATACTGATGCAGTGTTgcaaaaagaagtaaaaaaggaGCAGACATTCCTTAACATAATGGATCACACACCTGTCCCGGGCCTACAAACAGACAGAGCCATTGATGAGAAACCCCAGCCGCTTGGGTGCTACCAGCTTCCCACTGCCTTGACCACTGTTGGTGCAACCAGTGCAGCAGGTCGTGCCTCGCGGTTAAAACCCCTGCTACCTAAACCAAATTCTGCTGGTGTGAAGGAGCTCCCACCATTGGCCTCCATTGCCCAGATTATCTCTTCTGTCTCTGGTGCCCCCGACCTCCTGAAACGAGATAGTCCTAATGGCTGTCCTGATTCTGCCTCAGACACCTCAGCTGAGCAGTTTCCCCAAGAGGGATCCAAAAGGAGAAGCAATAAAAGACAAACCATCAACACAGCtagggaaaagagagaaaagcctACAATGAATTCAACAGACCCTAGTGTTGACCTAGAGTCCAGTGGGGAATTTGCCAGTGTGGAGAAGATTCTGGCCACCAGTAATGCCAATAAATTTAGCACCTACTTAAAAACCAACATAATGGAActagaaaggaaagaagaagagcaATCATGTAATGGTGACAAGAAGGAAGCAAAAGATGAAAAACAGACGCAAGCCAAGCAGACCCCACAGCCTCAGCAGTCCAAAGGGAAGAAGAATGCATACTCAAACTCCGTGCAAAAAATGACTTGCCCGTTCTGTCCCAGAGTCTTTCCATGGGCCAGCTCACTCCAACGCCACATGCTGACACACACAG GTCAAAAGCCGTACCCTTGCCCTAAATGCGAAGCCCTGTTCTCAACCAAGTCCAACTGTGAGCGCCATCTTTTGCGCAAGCACGGTGAAACCAATAGAATCCTCCGGCAAAATGGTGCATTACCTAAAGCCAAGGAGACAGAGGAGTGCTCACCAGAAAGTGCCG AGAGCATGTCTGAAACGGAGCTCCTTAGCGGTGAGGCAATGGAGCTGACAAATTCTGGAGCTGAAAAGCCAGCTGCATCGGATGCTGAGAAACCCTCCCCAGCCAAACCCACagaggcagctgcagtaaagccTCTCCTCCACCAGGGGGAGCCAGAACACCAAGATGTGCAAGAGTCGTTGAAGAGAAAAAGCACAGTTAATGATGACGATACCCACAGCAATAAGAGCCTGGACCTGAACTTTGCCAGCAAATTAATCGACTTTACGTTCTCAGAGAGCGAACAACACGGGTCCTCTCTTGCAGTAGACAGCGATTCACATGAACCGGAAGAGTCCAAGCTGACCTGCAAGAGCTGCAACAAGAGCTTCAGATACCCTGCCACTCTGGCACGACATGAAAAAGTTCACGTGTTAGAAAGTACAGCCGATGTCACTAATGTGGACTCCAAAGTGGACGACGCGGCAGAGTCTTGTGAACCGAAAAAGGATGACGTAGAAGACGAGGTAGAGAAAGTGGAGCGAAACGGGATGGCAGAAAGTGAAGGAGCAGGAAGTGCGATGGACAGTGGCTCTGAGGACGACAGGGAGGAGAGGAGTGATGAAGAAGGAGCTGCGAGTGAACCAAAGAACTGTGAAGGGGGGGCTGAATTGTCTGGGGGCAAAACTGACAAGAGGAAGAAGATATGTGGGGTGTGTGGCAAACGCTTCTGGAGCCTTCAGGATCTGACAAGACACATGCGCTCTCACACAG GTGAGCGGCCCTACAAGTGTCAGACCTGCGAGCGCACATTCACCCTGAAACACAGCCTGGTCAGGCACCAGCGTATCCACCAGAAACCCCGTGGTGCAGATGGAGACATGGGGAGAGCTGGAGAGGAGGAGGGATTCAGCGGGGGCTCAGGTAGTGAGAGGGAATCCAGCACGAACCCTCCATCTGAAAACGATCGTGAAAGCACGAAGGAGAAAGAGCACGAGTCTGCCTCCGCCACAACTAGGGAGCCGGAACATAATAAAGAAGCTTCCATCACAGACAATGTAGAAACCACACCAGCTATAGAGACACCCAAAGATACTCCAGCAGAGGAACTAGCCTCAGATTCACCCACAGAGGTGGAGCAACCAGACGGATTTCTGCAAGACTTGCTGGAGATCCATTCCAAGCCTGATATTGAGCGCATCCTCCCTACCAGTGAGCCTCCTCTCCTCGGGGTGGAGTGA